From a single Pseudomonas triticicola genomic region:
- a CDS encoding lipoprotein-releasing ABC transporter permease subunit, whose translation MFRPLFVFIGTRYTRAKRRNHFVSFISLTSMIGLALGVVVMIVVLSVMNGFDHEMRTRVLGMVPHATLETGEPINDWQSLADKVKQNRQVTAVAPFTQMQGLLTNNGQVSKVLLNAIDPALERNVSIIDNFMKQGKLDDLTPGSFGIVIGDKAATKLGVGIGDKVTFVAPEVSVTPAGMFPRMKRFTVVGIFHVGAGELDGYLGVTNLQDLAKMHRWKADQVQGLRLKFDDLFQAPREAWNIAQQLGEDRYYARDWTRTHGNLYQAIRMEKAMIGLLLLLIVAVAAFNIISTLVMVVNDKKGDIAILRTLGATPGTIMRTFMVQGTVIGVVGTAIGAVVGILAALNVSAAISALEGLIGHKFLNADVYFIDYLPSQVQSQDVVMVCAAALVLSFLATLYPAWRAARTQPAEALRYE comes from the coding sequence ATGTTCAGACCTCTCTTCGTATTTATCGGCACGCGTTATACCCGTGCAAAGCGTCGCAATCATTTTGTGTCATTCATTTCCCTGACTTCGATGATCGGGCTCGCCCTTGGCGTGGTCGTGATGATCGTCGTGCTGTCGGTGATGAACGGCTTCGACCATGAGATGCGCACCCGCGTGCTGGGCATGGTGCCCCACGCTACTCTCGAGACCGGCGAGCCGATCAATGACTGGCAGAGCCTGGCCGACAAGGTCAAGCAGAACCGGCAGGTGACGGCGGTGGCGCCGTTTACCCAGATGCAGGGCCTGCTGACCAACAACGGTCAGGTTTCCAAGGTGTTGCTCAATGCCATTGATCCTGCGCTCGAGCGCAATGTGTCGATCATCGACAACTTCATGAAGCAGGGCAAACTCGACGACCTGACGCCCGGCAGCTTCGGCATCGTCATCGGCGACAAGGCGGCGACCAAGCTCGGCGTCGGCATCGGTGACAAGGTCACCTTCGTCGCGCCGGAGGTCAGCGTGACCCCGGCCGGGATGTTCCCGCGCATGAAGCGCTTCACCGTGGTCGGGATTTTCCATGTCGGCGCCGGTGAGCTTGATGGCTACCTTGGTGTGACCAACCTGCAGGATCTGGCGAAAATGCACCGCTGGAAAGCCGATCAGGTGCAGGGTCTGCGGCTGAAGTTCGACGACCTGTTCCAGGCCCCGCGCGAGGCGTGGAACATCGCCCAGCAGCTCGGTGAGGACCGTTACTACGCCCGCGACTGGACCCGCACCCACGGCAACCTGTATCAGGCGATCCGCATGGAAAAAGCCATGATCGGGCTGCTGTTGCTGCTGATCGTCGCCGTCGCCGCGTTCAACATCATTTCCACGCTGGTGATGGTGGTCAACGACAAGAAGGGTGACATCGCCATTCTGCGTACCCTTGGCGCCACTCCGGGCACGATCATGCGCACGTTCATGGTTCAGGGCACGGTAATCGGCGTGGTCGGCACGGCGATCGGCGCGGTGGTCGGGATCCTCGCGGCACTGAATGTCAGTGCGGCCATTTCGGCGCTTGAAGGGCTGATCGGCCACAAGTTCCTTAATGCTGACGTGTATTTCATTGATTATCTTCCTTCGCAGGTCCAGAGCCAGGACGTCGTCATGGTCTGCGCCGCTGCGTTGGTCCTGAGTTTCCTCGCCACCCTGTATCCCGCCTGGCGTGCCGCGCGCACCCAGCCGGCGGAGGCGTTACGTTATGAGTGA
- a CDS encoding PilZ domain-containing protein, producing MSTLDEEDRREYYRIEDTIALEIRPLSAPEAAGQEVLQDASPLFNLLSELHLSEFESQHLLRQISERDRAIAAFLKSQNKRIDLLSQVIALTVLGHIGEPQPVIISEGGIDFQYPTPIATGAHLSVKLVLMPQALGLLLRARVTHCDPKGDGYDVGTEFERPTDAQRQLLARYILQKQAQERRLAREQNESGI from the coding sequence ATGTCGACATTAGATGAAGAAGATCGCCGCGAATACTACCGTATCGAGGACACGATCGCACTGGAAATTAGGCCCCTGTCCGCTCCCGAAGCCGCAGGCCAGGAAGTGTTGCAGGATGCTTCCCCACTCTTCAACCTGCTCAGCGAACTGCACCTGAGCGAATTCGAGTCGCAGCACCTGTTGCGGCAGATCAGCGAGCGCGACCGCGCCATCGCCGCGTTCCTCAAATCGCAGAACAAACGCATCGACCTGCTCAGCCAGGTGATCGCCCTGACCGTGCTCGGCCACATCGGCGAGCCGCAGCCGGTGATCATCTCCGAGGGCGGGATCGACTTTCAGTACCCGACCCCGATTGCCACCGGCGCACACCTGTCGGTGAAACTGGTACTGATGCCGCAGGCGCTTGGCCTGCTGCTGCGTGCCCGGGTCACCCATTGCGATCCCAAGGGCGATGGCTATGACGTCGGCACCGAGTTCGAGCGTCCGACCGATGCCCAGCGCCAATTGCTCGCGCGCTACATCTTGCAGAAGCAGGCTCAGGAACGCCGTCTGGCCCGCGAACAGAACGAATCTGGCATTTAA
- the lolD gene encoding lipoprotein-releasing ABC transporter ATP-binding protein LolD: MSESGMSEQAILSCRNLGKSYEEGPESVQVLAGLQLELHPGERVAIVGKSGSGKSTLLNLLGGLDTPSKGSVWLDGEELSALSEKKRGLLRNRALGFVYQFHHLLPEFTALENVCMPLLIGKTAIPEARQRATALLERVGLGHRLEHKPAELSGGERQRVAIARALVNNPGLVMLDEPTGNLDLHTAEGIQDLMLELSTSMRTAFLVVTHDMNLARQMDRVLQLQEGCLTPI, encoded by the coding sequence ATGAGTGAGTCGGGCATGAGTGAACAAGCAATTCTGAGCTGCCGTAACCTGGGCAAATCCTACGAGGAGGGTCCTGAGTCGGTACAAGTGCTGGCCGGCCTGCAACTGGAGTTGCACCCGGGCGAGCGTGTGGCGATCGTGGGTAAATCCGGTTCCGGCAAAAGTACCTTGCTCAACCTGCTCGGCGGCCTCGATACGCCGAGCAAAGGCAGTGTCTGGCTCGACGGTGAAGAGCTGTCGGCATTAAGCGAGAAGAAGCGGGGCCTGCTGCGCAATCGCGCGCTTGGTTTCGTTTACCAGTTTCACCACCTGCTGCCGGAATTCACCGCGCTGGAAAACGTCTGCATGCCGCTGTTGATCGGCAAGACCGCCATCCCGGAGGCGCGCCAGCGTGCCACGGCATTGCTGGAGCGCGTCGGTCTCGGCCATCGTCTGGAACACAAACCGGCGGAACTGTCCGGCGGCGAGCGTCAGCGCGTGGCCATTGCCCGTGCTCTGGTCAATAACCCGGGGCTGGTGATGCTCGATGAGCCAACCGGCAACCTTGACCTGCATACCGCCGAAGGCATTCAGGATCTGATGCTGGAGCTGAGCACTTCGATGCGCACAGCGTTCCTGGTGGTGACGCACGACATGAACCTGGCTCGCCAGATGGACCGCGTCCTGCAGTTGCAGGAAGGTTGCCTGACGCCCATCTGA